Proteins encoded in a region of the Flavobacteriaceae bacterium HL-DH10 genome:
- a CDS encoding T9SS type A sorting domain-containing protein, protein MMKKLLLLVALITTSFTYSQIVTVDSAPASLEQGEVFTMFGSFDAISPDSVENNLAFVLRLYDTTTNNYVSQIAFGSVNKNGITAGSNVESAPMTVPSDLTPTADLPADREYRLVVSYKRTIAGDFPNATQVVTITEAVVPTISYSSLPTEITSEGAPNQPGYGYGVLPYEVTWSNLTVTTPASKIFNQLKDAGGAQVAGTSFDVTTPNGSMTLSWGYFGGGLLVAGTQAGVFSQYSGGGANNITAKINVVATLGTKDFEINKVSVYPNPTKDLITISTQSSYKSISVYDLTGKTVKTFGETKLLNVSEFSNGMYFLKTDTGLQAKFIKQ, encoded by the coding sequence ATGATGAAAAAATTACTATTACTGGTCGCCCTGATCACAACCTCATTTACCTATTCACAAATTGTAACTGTAGATTCTGCTCCAGCTTCGTTAGAACAAGGAGAAGTTTTTACTATGTTCGGTTCTTTTGATGCTATATCTCCGGATAGTGTTGAAAACAACCTTGCTTTTGTATTAAGACTTTACGATACAACAACCAACAACTACGTTAGTCAAATTGCATTCGGAAGTGTGAACAAAAATGGGATTACAGCTGGGTCAAATGTTGAATCGGCTCCTATGACTGTTCCATCTGATTTAACACCAACGGCAGATTTACCTGCTGACAGAGAATATCGTTTAGTGGTTTCATACAAAAGAACTATCGCTGGAGATTTTCCAAATGCTACGCAAGTTGTAACAATTACTGAAGCAGTAGTACCGACAATATCTTATAGCTCATTACCAACTGAGATTACTTCTGAGGGCGCACCTAATCAACCTGGATATGGTTATGGTGTTTTACCATACGAAGTAACTTGGTCTAACCTGACTGTGACTACACCTGCATCGAAAATTTTTAATCAATTAAAAGATGCTGGAGGCGCACAAGTTGCTGGAACATCATTTGATGTAACTACACCTAATGGTTCTATGACATTATCTTGGGGGTATTTTGGAGGCGGACTCCTTGTGGCTGGAACTCAAGCGGGAGTATTTTCTCAATACTCTGGTGGCGGAGCTAATAATATTACTGCAAAAATAAATGTTGTAGCAACTTTAGGAACAAAAGATTTTGAAATTAATAAAGTTTCGGTTTATCCAAACCCTACCAAGGATTTAATTACTATTTCGACACAATCTAGTTATAAGTCGATTTCGGTATATGACCTAACTGGAAAAACAGTTAAAACATTTGGAGAAACTAAATTACTTAATGTTTCAGAATTTTCTAATGGGATGTACTTTTTAAAAACCGATACAGGTTTACAAGCTAAATTCATTAAACAATAA
- a CDS encoding VCBS repeat-containing protein: MGNIRDYRRPIDWSWSCLGSDFDNDGFRDIYITNGFKRDIWDKDANVKFREYMKSPQARNSTNEQNAQHIINLFNENKIPNYIFKNNSDLTFTNKIEEWGVNHNSFSSGAAVADLDNDGDLDIVVNNMNAKAFIYQNTSENLQNNYLKIKLIGPEKNTTGLGAKLSIYYNDKLQYHEFKTVRGYLSSVEPLVHFGLGKTETIDSIKVDWNNGKKSISKNIKANQLITINYKAAINVNYINDITKTLLKDITSKVLKAPFIHKENSYDDFKDQILLPHKLSQNGPCITVGDINNDGLDDFFVGGASQQASVIYLQTKSGTFIEKKQSIFLKDAPHEDVGATFIDIDNDLDLDLYVVSGGNEFDAYSPILQDRLYMNDGKGNFSKSNDLPELIESGSCVIPLDFDDDGDLDLFVGGRLIPKTYPFAPKSFLLENNKGIFTDVTEILAPKLSRIGMVTSAVWSDIDGDKQNELIVVGEWMPITVFKKEQNIFKNVTKTYNLDKTRGWWNTIKAADLDADGDTDYIIGNLGLNYKFSASPEKPFIVYASDFDQNGTNDVFLAKHYKDRVVPIRGKECSSQQIPNISKKFKTYNEFAKADITQIIGNTANEALKYEAQEFASIILENDNGKLKLKKLPMEAQLSVINGIDILDINHDGILDIILAGNKFEVEVETTRADQSIGGVLLGTKNGNYHVLSYLESGFCEPSNVKSINQIKTINNSVGIILGVNNKSLKIYTVDDDFKHLNK; this comes from the coding sequence TTGGGCAATATTCGGGATTATCGAAGACCGATCGATTGGAGCTGGTCATGTTTAGGTAGTGATTTTGATAACGATGGCTTTCGAGACATCTATATTACCAACGGTTTTAAAAGAGATATATGGGATAAAGACGCTAATGTTAAGTTTCGAGAATATATGAAAAGCCCGCAAGCTAGAAATAGCACAAACGAACAGAATGCCCAACACATCATCAATTTATTTAATGAAAATAAAATACCAAACTATATATTTAAAAATAATAGTGATCTAACCTTTACCAATAAAATTGAGGAATGGGGTGTTAACCATAACAGCTTCTCAAGTGGTGCGGCAGTTGCCGATTTAGATAACGATGGCGATTTGGATATCGTAGTAAACAACATGAATGCAAAAGCTTTTATTTATCAAAATACTTCGGAAAATCTTCAAAATAATTATTTAAAAATCAAGCTTATTGGTCCTGAAAAAAATACGACAGGTTTGGGTGCAAAATTGAGCATCTATTATAACGACAAATTGCAATACCACGAATTTAAAACCGTAAGAGGTTATTTATCTTCTGTAGAGCCTTTAGTTCACTTTGGTTTAGGAAAAACAGAAACTATAGATTCTATTAAAGTAGATTGGAATAACGGAAAAAAAAGCATTTCAAAAAACATAAAAGCAAATCAGCTTATAACTATCAATTATAAAGCGGCTATAAATGTTAATTACATTAATGATATTACAAAAACATTGTTAAAAGACATTACTTCCAAAGTATTAAAAGCCCCATTTATTCATAAAGAAAATAGTTATGACGATTTTAAAGATCAAATTTTATTACCTCATAAACTATCGCAAAACGGCCCATGTATTACCGTAGGTGATATAAACAACGATGGTTTGGATGATTTTTTTGTAGGTGGTGCTAGTCAGCAAGCAAGTGTCATTTATCTTCAAACTAAATCAGGCACTTTTATAGAAAAAAAACAGAGTATCTTTTTAAAAGATGCTCCTCATGAAGATGTTGGTGCAACATTTATTGATATTGATAACGATTTGGATCTAGATCTATACGTAGTAAGCGGTGGTAATGAATTTGATGCCTACTCCCCTATTTTACAAGATAGATTATATATGAATGATGGTAAGGGCAATTTTTCCAAATCCAATGACTTACCAGAATTAATCGAAAGCGGTTCTTGTGTTATCCCCTTAGATTTTGATGATGATGGTGATTTAGATTTATTTGTTGGCGGTAGACTCATTCCAAAAACCTACCCATTTGCACCCAAAAGTTTTTTATTAGAAAACAATAAAGGCATATTTACAGACGTAACGGAAATTCTTGCACCAAAACTATCAAGAATAGGCATGGTAACCTCCGCAGTTTGGAGCGATATAGATGGTGATAAACAAAATGAACTTATTGTTGTTGGAGAATGGATGCCTATTACTGTTTTTAAAAAAGAACAGAATATTTTTAAAAACGTTACCAAAACTTATAATTTAGATAAAACTAGAGGCTGGTGGAATACAATAAAAGCTGCCGATTTGGATGCCGATGGGGATACTGATTATATTATAGGAAATCTAGGTTTGAATTATAAGTTTAGTGCGAGTCCAGAAAAACCATTTATTGTATATGCTAGCGATTTTGACCAAAATGGCACCAACGATGTGTTTTTAGCCAAACATTATAAAGACCGAGTGGTTCCTATAAGAGGAAAAGAGTGCTCGTCGCAACAAATTCCAAATATTTCAAAAAAATTTAAAACATATAATGAATTTGCCAAAGCAGACATTACACAAATTATAGGCAACACTGCCAATGAAGCCCTAAAGTATGAAGCACAAGAATTTGCTAGTATTATTCTAGAAAATGACAATGGCAAATTGAAGCTTAAAAAACTACCCATGGAAGCCCAATTATCTGTTATAAACGGCATTGATATTTTAGACATTAACCATGATGGAATACTTGATATTATATTAGCAGGTAATAAGTTTGAAGTTGAAGTTGAGACTACAAGGGCCGACCAATCTATTGGGGGGGTATTATTGGGAACAAAAAACGGAAACTACCATGTTTTGAGCTATTTAGAAAGTGGTTTTTGTGAACCATCAAACGTTAAATCCATAAATCAAATAAAAACAATCAATAATAGTGTAGGTATTATCTTAGGTGTAAATAACAAATCCCTCAAAATCTATACTGTTGACGATGATTTTAAACACCTAAACAAGTAA
- a CDS encoding VCBS repeat-containing protein, whose amino-acid sequence MSISKKIIVIILLVYSCKQDKLETEIESNSTSSAVENNTLFILIDSNQSNVTFNNHIEENFDNFFAVFNYVYNGAGVAIGDINNDGLSDIYFTGNEVPNKLYLNKGNFKFEDITNSAGVSGGNGWHNGVVMADVNADGFLDIYICRGGKQATDTDRSNLLYINQGDATFIEQASAYGLDDTGYSIMASFFDADNDNDLDMFLTNRPNTFFMGYKQVLIGKEKQDGRFRDKLYINNDGNFKEVGIQSGIKNNFGYGLGLATTDMNNDGKTDIYVSNDYLERDYLYINQGKNSFKDELTTRLNHIPFYAMGVDVVDFNNDGFEDIMQLEMMPEDYERSKTTMASMNTKLFNDMTTNGFHYQYMHNMLQLNRGKGIFSDIGQYSGLSKTDRLELVMFR is encoded by the coding sequence ATGAGTATTTCAAAAAAAATTATAGTTATCATTTTACTGGTTTATAGTTGCAAGCAAGACAAACTGGAAACAGAAATCGAATCCAATTCAACTAGCAGTGCTGTTGAAAATAATACGCTATTTATTTTAATAGATTCAAATCAAAGTAACGTCACTTTCAACAATCATATTGAAGAAAATTTTGATAATTTCTTTGCTGTTTTTAATTATGTTTATAATGGTGCAGGGGTTGCCATTGGAGATATAAATAACGATGGATTATCTGATATTTACTTTACAGGAAACGAAGTTCCAAATAAACTCTATTTAAACAAAGGCAATTTTAAATTTGAAGACATTACTAATTCTGCTGGTGTTTCTGGAGGAAATGGCTGGCATAATGGGGTGGTTATGGCAGATGTTAATGCCGATGGTTTTTTAGATATTTATATATGCCGCGGTGGCAAACAAGCTACAGATACTGACCGCTCTAACCTACTCTATATAAACCAAGGTGATGCAACCTTTATAGAACAAGCTAGTGCCTATGGTTTAGACGATACTGGTTATTCGATTATGGCTTCTTTTTTTGATGCAGATAATGATAACGACTTAGATATGTTCTTGACCAATAGACCCAACACCTTTTTTATGGGTTATAAACAGGTTTTAATAGGAAAAGAAAAACAAGATGGCCGTTTTAGAGACAAACTTTACATAAATAACGATGGTAATTTTAAAGAAGTAGGGATTCAATCGGGTATAAAAAATAATTTCGGATACGGTTTGGGGTTAGCGACCACAGATATGAATAATGATGGTAAAACGGACATATATGTGTCTAACGATTATTTAGAACGCGATTATCTGTACATCAACCAAGGAAAAAATAGTTTTAAAGATGAATTGACAACGCGGCTTAACCACATTCCATTTTATGCCATGGGCGTTGATGTTGTCGATTTTAACAATGATGGTTTTGAAGATATTATGCAATTGGAAATGATGCCAGAAGATTATGAACGTTCCAAAACCACTATGGCATCAATGAACACCAAGCTGTTTAACGACATGACCACAAATGGTTTTCATTATCAATATATGCACAACATGCTGCAATTAAACAGAGGAAAAGGCATTTTTAGCGATATTGGGCAATATTCGGGATTATCGAAGACCGATCGATTGGAGCTGGTCATGTTTAGGTAG
- a CDS encoding PKD domain-containing protein — protein MKKNKNIAYSFISMLLVLLVTTTACVEDSNLLDGIRAGSFKATANKLLITEGESITYTDSSQTVSSRVWTFEGGNTATSTDEVVNVSYPSPSPSIGTGQARENQGFSTTLEVTHEDGSVESNLFKVKVFQKVVPDFEAEKTSDLFGSTIQFFDRTLDGQSTFEEGRLLDTILWEFEGGNPATSTERNPFVTYATPGVYSVKLTVSRGIPASMGTTTKVDYMNILLVPLCDETVNLIDCGNNDGEIAGLSNWVARGNSGEDRNANLSVSTERFSEGTASLKYLYEEPGAGAFTNNTLRMENYPFTVTTAGSYTVSMDTFGDLISTTHPDYVFEISTPLAGTTADGPTKQFFRTPGGAWFAASSTKTLQPGDYYVQIKMWNTPFHTDLNMNLFIDNIQVIRN, from the coding sequence ATGAAAAAAAATAAAAATATAGCTTATAGTTTCATATCAATGCTTTTAGTATTGCTAGTAACTACCACAGCTTGTGTAGAAGACTCTAATTTATTAGATGGTATTAGAGCCGGGAGCTTTAAAGCGACTGCAAACAAGCTATTAATTACAGAAGGTGAATCGATTACCTATACAGATTCTTCTCAGACAGTAAGTTCAAGAGTTTGGACCTTTGAAGGTGGTAATACCGCAACATCAACGGATGAAGTTGTTAACGTTTCTTATCCAAGTCCATCCCCTTCAATTGGAACTGGACAAGCTAGAGAAAACCAAGGGTTCAGTACAACTCTAGAAGTTACACACGAAGATGGTTCAGTTGAAAGCAATTTATTCAAAGTAAAAGTATTTCAAAAAGTAGTTCCTGATTTTGAAGCTGAAAAAACATCTGACTTATTCGGAAGCACCATTCAGTTTTTTGATAGAACACTTGACGGACAATCTACATTTGAAGAAGGTAGATTATTGGACACCATTTTATGGGAATTTGAAGGTGGCAACCCAGCAACTAGTACCGAGAGGAATCCTTTTGTTACTTATGCTACTCCTGGGGTATATTCTGTAAAATTAACAGTTAGTCGTGGAATCCCTGCGAGTATGGGAACTACAACAAAAGTAGATTACATGAACATATTGTTAGTTCCTCTTTGTGATGAAACTGTAAACCTAATAGATTGTGGTAATAATGATGGAGAGATTGCTGGTTTATCCAATTGGGTTGCTAGAGGAAATAGCGGTGAAGATAGAAACGCTAATTTATCCGTTTCAACAGAACGTTTTTCAGAAGGTACTGCAAGTTTAAAATATTTGTATGAAGAACCAGGTGCAGGTGCATTTACAAACAATACCTTAAGAATGGAAAATTATCCGTTTACCGTAACCACAGCAGGCTCATACACAGTTTCAATGGATACTTTTGGAGATCTGATATCGACAACACATCCCGATTATGTATTTGAAATATCAACACCTTTAGCTGGCACAACAGCTGATGGCCCTACCAAACAGTTTTTCCGAACTCCTGGAGGCGCTTGGTTTGCTGCTTCAAGCACAAAAACCTTACAACCAGGTGATTATTATGTTCAAATTAAAATGTGGAATACACCATTTCACACCGACCTAAATATGAATCTTTTTATTGATAACATTCAGGTAATTAGAAATTAA
- a CDS encoding RagB/SusD family nutrient uptake outer membrane protein, with translation MKTKKISSLLLLSIMMASITSCNDEFLTENPSTFVTPNALLVDKKGAETYLIGAYDAVQKIVSSGGNGVDGWAIHWGTIGTDEVVVPPWGGDRKLIYLQQLTPTNSTVRSIWEDLYVALNKVNSVVDRIGAMTADQIDIEDRDNFVAQAKFLRSTINFALVSTWENVPLIKNEVTSLDNLEVPQAAPEDVYAFIIEDLKAAAAILPAEQGGGRVTKGAAQALLGKVYLQMTGFPLNQTDKFALASAILKDVMDSGVYNLLASYPDVFSLDNEQSVEMVYSIGMDGPGKNEGGLLSTFYGPNGNVNNGGGWGTCFINQNFEASYDRDDIRLLNNVAKHNANDWSPEDGMNNPDAWTVNKNNWRGWKWHASQDGAYPNDTPFDNPYIRYADVLLMYAEALNGQGLLTQEVIDMTVNKLRARARMNPAAVPDMVLGTKEENATALLDERRKELCLEGWRRNDLIRFGKYKQAISGITQGGPNAGDPGTEYQDFEIRWPIPNSEIQINPSLDQNPDY, from the coding sequence ATGAAAACGAAAAAAATAAGCAGTTTGTTGTTGTTATCAATTATGATGGCATCAATAACTTCATGCAATGACGAGTTTTTAACCGAAAATCCATCGACATTTGTAACACCAAATGCACTGTTGGTAGACAAAAAGGGTGCAGAGACCTATTTGATAGGGGCTTATGATGCTGTACAAAAAATAGTGAGCTCTGGTGGCAACGGTGTTGATGGATGGGCAATCCATTGGGGAACAATAGGTACCGACGAAGTAGTTGTTCCGCCATGGGGTGGCGATCGTAAATTAATCTATTTACAACAATTAACACCAACAAACAGCACAGTTAGAAGTATTTGGGAAGACTTGTATGTGGCATTGAATAAAGTAAATAGTGTTGTAGATCGGATTGGTGCTATGACTGCCGATCAAATTGACATAGAAGATAGAGACAATTTTGTAGCACAAGCCAAATTTTTAAGATCAACCATAAATTTTGCCTTGGTTTCCACTTGGGAAAATGTACCACTTATCAAAAATGAAGTAACCAGTTTAGATAATTTAGAAGTACCACAAGCTGCTCCAGAAGATGTTTATGCTTTTATTATTGAGGATTTAAAAGCAGCTGCAGCTATCTTGCCAGCAGAACAAGGTGGTGGTAGAGTAACCAAAGGAGCCGCTCAAGCTTTGTTAGGAAAAGTATATTTACAAATGACGGGGTTTCCTTTAAACCAAACCGATAAATTTGCTTTGGCCAGTGCCATACTTAAAGACGTTATGGACAGCGGTGTGTATAATTTATTAGCTAGTTACCCTGATGTTTTCTCATTAGATAATGAACAAAGTGTAGAAATGGTTTATTCTATAGGAATGGATGGACCTGGTAAAAATGAAGGTGGACTCTTAAGTACATTTTACGGACCAAACGGAAATGTAAACAATGGCGGTGGCTGGGGAACATGTTTCATCAACCAAAACTTTGAAGCCAGTTATGATAGGGATGATATTCGTTTGTTGAACAATGTTGCAAAGCATAATGCTAATGACTGGTCCCCGGAAGACGGTATGAATAACCCAGATGCATGGACGGTTAATAAAAACAACTGGAGAGGTTGGAAATGGCACGCATCACAAGATGGCGCATACCCTAATGACACCCCTTTTGACAATCCGTACATTCGTTATGCAGATGTACTATTAATGTATGCAGAAGCTTTAAACGGTCAAGGTCTGTTGACACAAGAAGTTATAGACATGACTGTAAATAAGTTAAGAGCAAGGGCAAGAATGAACCCTGCCGCTGTGCCAGACATGGTATTAGGTACTAAGGAAGAAAATGCAACCGCATTGTTAGATGAAAGACGTAAAGAATTATGTCTAGAAGGTTGGAGGCGTAATGATTTAATTCGTTTTGGAAAATACAAACAAGCTATCTCTGGAATTACACAAGGAGGCCCTAATGCTGGAGATCCGGGTACAGAATATCAAGATTTTGAAATTAGATGGCCCATTCCAAATTCCGAAATTCAAATTAATCCGAGTTTAGATCAAAACCCAGATTATTAA
- a CDS encoding TonB-dependent receptor gives MKFQLFKNFKTKAFVFTLISLFCFSVSYGQSKKVTGSVTSAGEPLLGVNIKVKNTNQGAVTDFDGNFEINASAKDVLVFSYLGYQNKEVTVGDNKVLKIVLQEDASKLDEVVVIGYGSVKRKDLTGSVVSLKAEDLDKVKSVSFEGALASKASGVQVVSSEGGPGAGFKIRVRGGSSINASNDPLYVIDGFAIDGTAQGTGLGLGNSSTSPLASMDPSTIESIEVLKDASATAIYGSRGANGVIIITTKQGKKGRADFNFETYTSFGNISNKIDLLSAQEFVDWRYEYTPWDPNDPGDQFVGAFRDQFGNDLNLLDPRVILTDWQDEITRTAVTKNYKVSSTGGSDNSSYSASFSYINQEGIIKTSSFERYNGNLRLDQNIGERIKVGVNANMGFNNTGGVVSAASENANGRSGIITNAVLFSPVQGLTRYGDAEYDDDGRLISLRSGDISNPNVILESDINSGTQHNIYGNVYVQYKIANGLTFKSSLRLNTFGGKNKRYFSEKYGWGRSANGRAFVGTFQGQGITSEQNLNFNKSFGDHSLNVTAVYEQQATSFENVTSASTGFDLPNINLDNLGSATVTLPTQSTFSDNSLKSYLGRIQYDYDNRFTLNVSARYDGSSRFAEGNKWGFFPSAGFAWKVNNEKFLENVDWLNSLKLKVSYGETGNTSIGSYRSLASAGLASTIFNGNNLVTGVAVERLANEDLTWETTSQADAGISIALFNSRLSIEADYYEKETTDLLLERPLPSTSGFKTAFQNIGALENKGFEFALHTINVQTDNFTWSSDFNISFNKNKVLNLGDANEFFIRAIGDNQIQDDYVVRVGESLGSIYGLQVDGVYNYSDFAAFDGLTDAQAAEKIYADAAAQGVPYYDVVYTLKDGVVISSGQPNINNYRPGMPKFADQNNDGIVNSDDRTIIGRTVPDHFGGFTNNFSYKNFDLSVLTSWSYGNDVYNKNIKQATSQAIPYFNKYGSVRDRWTPENPNTDVPVIWGNGDAGISGNAYSNYVEDGSFIRLANVTFGYSLDKEVANKLGLKSFRVYGSVDNLYVWTNYSGYDPDVSVGNNQLTPGLDIDSYPRARTFRIGLNVGF, from the coding sequence ATGAAATTCCAATTGTTTAAAAATTTTAAAACGAAAGCTTTTGTGTTTACGCTCATTAGTCTTTTCTGTTTTAGTGTTTCTTATGGGCAATCTAAGAAAGTTACCGGCTCTGTAACTTCGGCAGGCGAGCCTTTACTTGGTGTAAATATTAAAGTAAAAAACACGAACCAAGGGGCCGTTACTGATTTTGATGGTAACTTTGAAATTAATGCTTCAGCTAAAGATGTATTAGTTTTTAGTTATTTAGGCTATCAAAACAAAGAAGTCACCGTAGGTGACAACAAAGTATTAAAAATTGTCTTACAAGAAGATGCTTCTAAACTAGATGAAGTAGTTGTTATTGGCTACGGAAGTGTAAAAAGAAAAGACTTAACTGGATCCGTAGTGTCTTTAAAGGCTGAAGATTTAGACAAAGTAAAGAGTGTTTCTTTTGAAGGTGCGCTAGCTTCGAAGGCGTCGGGTGTTCAAGTTGTAAGTTCAGAAGGTGGACCCGGAGCAGGATTTAAAATAAGAGTGCGTGGTGGATCATCTATTAATGCTAGTAATGACCCTTTATATGTTATTGATGGTTTTGCTATTGATGGAACCGCTCAAGGTACTGGCTTAGGGCTTGGAAACAGTTCTACGAGTCCATTAGCTTCAATGGACCCAAGTACCATAGAATCCATTGAAGTATTAAAGGATGCTTCGGCAACGGCCATTTATGGTTCTAGAGGTGCGAACGGTGTTATCATTATTACCACCAAACAGGGTAAAAAAGGAAGAGCAGATTTCAACTTTGAAACTTATACCAGCTTTGGGAATATTTCAAATAAAATAGATTTACTATCTGCACAAGAATTCGTGGATTGGAGATATGAATATACACCTTGGGATCCTAACGATCCGGGAGATCAATTTGTTGGTGCTTTTAGAGATCAATTTGGTAATGATTTGAATTTATTGGATCCTAGGGTCATCCTTACAGATTGGCAAGACGAAATAACTAGAACGGCCGTTACAAAAAATTATAAAGTATCTTCTACAGGTGGCTCTGATAATAGTTCATATTCGGCTTCTTTCTCATATATCAATCAAGAAGGAATTATTAAAACATCAAGTTTTGAAAGATATAATGGAAACCTTAGACTTGACCAAAATATTGGAGAAAGAATTAAAGTGGGTGTAAATGCTAACATGGGTTTTAACAACACAGGCGGTGTAGTATCCGCAGCTTCTGAAAATGCAAATGGACGTTCTGGTATTATTACCAATGCTGTATTATTTAGCCCAGTACAAGGATTAACTAGATATGGTGATGCTGAATACGATGATGACGGCCGTTTAATATCTTTAAGAAGTGGTGATATATCCAATCCAAATGTTATTTTAGAAAGCGATATAAACTCAGGTACGCAACATAACATATATGGTAACGTATATGTACAGTATAAAATTGCTAATGGTCTAACTTTCAAATCATCACTCAGGCTTAATACTTTTGGTGGTAAAAATAAAAGGTATTTTTCAGAAAAATATGGGTGGGGTAGATCTGCGAATGGTAGAGCTTTTGTAGGAACTTTTCAAGGACAAGGCATAACATCTGAGCAAAACTTAAATTTCAATAAATCTTTTGGAGATCACTCTTTAAATGTTACTGCTGTTTATGAACAACAAGCCACATCATTTGAAAATGTAACGTCGGCATCTACAGGTTTTGATTTGCCCAATATCAATTTAGATAATTTAGGAAGTGCTACGGTAACTTTACCAACACAATCTACGTTTTCAGATAATTCACTTAAATCTTATTTAGGAAGAATACAGTACGATTACGATAATAGATTTACCTTAAACGTAAGTGCTCGTTATGATGGTTCATCTAGGTTTGCCGAAGGAAACAAATGGGGATTCTTCCCATCTGCTGGATTTGCCTGGAAAGTGAACAACGAAAAGTTTCTAGAAAATGTCGACTGGCTAAATAGCTTAAAACTAAAAGTAAGTTATGGTGAAACTGGTAATACCTCTATTGGCTCTTACCGTTCTTTAGCATCGGCAGGCTTAGCGAGTACTATTTTTAATGGTAATAATTTAGTTACTGGTGTAGCGGTAGAAAGATTAGCAAATGAAGATTTAACATGGGAAACTACATCGCAAGCCGATGCCGGTATATCAATAGCGCTTTTTAACAGCCGTTTAAGTATTGAAGCCGATTATTATGAAAAAGAAACAACTGACTTACTATTAGAAAGACCCTTACCGTCTACATCTGGTTTTAAAACAGCTTTCCAAAATATAGGCGCTTTAGAAAATAAAGGATTTGAATTTGCTTTGCATACCATTAATGTACAAACAGATAACTTTACTTGGTCTTCAGACTTTAATATTAGTTTTAACAAAAACAAAGTATTAAATCTAGGAGATGCTAACGAGTTTTTCATAAGAGCTATTGGAGATAACCAAATTCAGGATGATTATGTAGTTAGAGTTGGTGAATCTTTAGGTTCGATATATGGATTACAAGTTGATGGTGTTTATAATTATAGTGATTTCGCTGCCTTTGATGGACTTACAGATGCTCAAGCTGCTGAAAAAATTTATGCTGACGCTGCTGCTCAAGGTGTTCCTTACTATGATGTGGTTTACACATTGAAAGACGGTGTAGTAATATCATCTGGACAGCCCAATATTAATAATTACAGACCTGGGATGCCGAAATTTGCAGACCAAAACAATGATGGTATTGTGAATTCTGATGACAGAACTATAATTGGTAGAACCGTTCCAGATCATTTTGGTGGATTTACTAATAATTTTTCTTATAAAAATTTCGACCTATCTGTACTTACCTCATGGTCTTATGGCAATGACGTTTATAACAAAAATATAAAGCAGGCAACTTCTCAAGCTATACCTTACTTTAATAAATATGGAAGTGTTAGAGATCGCTGGACACCAGAAAACCCTAACACCGATGTTCCAGTAATTTGGGGTAATGGTGATGCAGGGATTTCAGGTAATGCTTATTCAAATTACGTAGAAGATGGATCTTTCATTAGACTTGCCAATGTTACTTTTGGTTACAGTTTGGATAAAGAAGTCGCTAATAAGTTAGGATTAAAAAGCTTTAGAGTTTATGGCTCCGTAGATAATTTATACGTTTGGACAAACTACTCAGGGTACGATCCTGATGTGAGTGTTGGTAATAATCAATTAACGCCAGGATTAGATATCGATTCTTATCCAAGAGCAAGAACGTTTAGAATTGGTTTAAACGTTGGTTTTTAA